The sequence TCCGTGGCGCACTCCCCGCCGGCGGACCTGTTCGTGAAGCGGCGCATGTCAGCTGATCCCTGTCCCCGCAAAACGAGAAGGCAGTTCCCATGTCCACAACGGCGCGAAGCTCGTCCAACGGTCCCGCACGGCCCGCGGAGCGGACAAGCGGCGCCCTGCCGGAGCAGGAGCGGCGCCACTCCGAGCGAGCGGGCGACCTCCTCGGTAATGCCGACTTTCAGTGGGACCGGTTCGACCCGACCGCCTATGTCGACCACAACTACAAGACGTTGCGCGCCGACGACCAGCAGATTCTCGAACGGGTGCGGGACCATTTCGCCACCCACTTCGCGGCGCGCGGTGAGGACCCGCGGGATTCCGGTCTCGTCGGCGCCGATCTCGGCGCTGGGCCGAACCTCTACCCCGCTCTCGCCATGCTGCCCTGGGTCGACCATCTGGAACTCGTCGAGTACTCACCCAGCAACTGCGAATGGCTGCGCGGAGAGGTCAAGGAGTTCGGCCGGAGCTGGGATCCCTTCTGGGAGCTGCTGACCCGGCGGCCCGCGTACGCCGCGGTGGCCGACCCGAGGGCGGAGCTGGCCCGGGTGACCTCGGTGGTGCAGGGCAGCCTGTTCGACCGCCGTCACGAGCGCTGGGACCTGGCGACGATGTTCTTCGTCGCCGAGTCGATCTCGTCTCGCCGGCAGGAGTTCGCGGCCGCCGTCGACGGGTTCGTCGACGCGCTGCGCCCCGGCGCGCCATTCGCCGCGGCCTTCATGGAGAGGTCGACGGGCTACGAGGTCGGCACCGAGCACTTCCCCGCGGTGCCGGTGAGCCTGGAGGACGTCAGGACCCGGCTCTCGGCCCGGACCGAGGTGGTTGTGGAAAGAATCGCGCTGGCGGACAATCCGCTTCGCGAGGGCTACACCGGAATGATCGTCGCGCTCGGCACAAAGACCGCTCGGTAGCAGGGGAAAGGCCAGGACAGTGCGGGTAGAACCGCGGCAGCGCCTGCTGGAGCTGTGGAAAGCGGCTGCCGAGTACTCCTATGAGGCACCCAAGTGGCAATGGGGCGGCCGAGACGCGGAGAACTCCATCAGCGACGCGGAGCAGCTGCTCTGCCTGATGTATCCGGCGTCCATCGTCGACGGTTTCCGGCTTGACCAGCCGGACCACACCGCGTCGGACGTGCTGGAGGCGTTAACCACGCTCGGCGACTCGGTCGAGATCCCGAAGATGCTGGTCCGCCGGCTGGGCGAGTACCTGGAGCGGTACACCAATGCGGACGGGACCCCGACCTTCGCGGGAGGCAGCTACTTCCGGTCCCGCAACTCCAGCGAAGCACTGACCGCGCATCAGCGCTCGCTGGACGTGGTCGACTCGTTCTCCATGTCGATCACCCTGATGCTCGCGGCGATCGGTTTCGTCCGCGGCTTCCGCGCCACCGTCCGGCGCGGCCGGCTGCTCGACGAACTGCGGGCCGTGGAGGAGGCGGCGAGCCTGCGGCTGACCGCCGCGATGGTCGGCCTGATGCGCAGCTTCTCCATCCAGGCCTTCCCGGCCGGCTCGGAACAGGGCGAGGCGCTCGTCCGAACCGCGAACCAGGCCGGAGTGCCGCAGTCCGAGCTGGAGCGGGACCTGCGCAACGCGCTTCGGCAGGTACGAGCCGGCCTGCGCGACCTGAACGTCGGCTCGGGCCGTGGCGAGGTGCTCGACAACGACAACCTGCTGTTCGAGTGCGGCTGGTCCTGGGGTGTGATCGCAGGCTCGCCGGCCGTCGACGTCCTGGAGAC is a genomic window of Pseudofrankia inefficax containing:
- a CDS encoding SCO2525 family SAM-dependent methyltransferase produces the protein MSTTARSSSNGPARPAERTSGALPEQERRHSERAGDLLGNADFQWDRFDPTAYVDHNYKTLRADDQQILERVRDHFATHFAARGEDPRDSGLVGADLGAGPNLYPALAMLPWVDHLELVEYSPSNCEWLRGEVKEFGRSWDPFWELLTRRPAYAAVADPRAELARVTSVVQGSLFDRRHERWDLATMFFVAESISSRRQEFAAAVDGFVDALRPGAPFAAAFMERSTGYEVGTEHFPAVPVSLEDVRTRLSARTEVVVERIALADNPLREGYTGMIVALGTKTAR